A DNA window from uncultured Methanoregula sp. contains the following coding sequences:
- a CDS encoding TATA-box-binding protein, translating into MADKKYASLKIENIVASGVIADSIDLAMVSGKIKSCELNTKRFPGAVYRIENPKIASLIFSSGKVVLTGIRDKKALNDGLGIIIKSLKEAGVDTFDEPRVAITNIVCSYDIGKYINLNKVVITLNLENIEYEPEQFPGLVYRIKDPKIVALLFSSGKIILTGGKNLEDIKKGLDFLEQKLESIM; encoded by the coding sequence ATGGCTGATAAAAAGTACGCTTCATTAAAAATTGAGAACATCGTAGCATCAGGAGTCATCGCCGATTCCATTGATCTTGCAATGGTATCAGGTAAGATCAAGAGCTGCGAACTCAATACGAAACGGTTCCCGGGCGCAGTCTACCGGATTGAGAATCCGAAAATTGCATCCCTGATCTTCTCTTCCGGTAAAGTCGTGCTGACAGGAATCCGGGACAAGAAAGCGTTAAACGACGGACTCGGCATAATCATCAAATCATTAAAAGAGGCAGGTGTCGATACATTCGACGAGCCCCGGGTTGCGATCACCAATATTGTCTGCTCGTACGATATCGGGAAGTACATCAACCTCAACAAGGTCGTCATCACCCTCAACCTCGAAAACATCGAGTACGAACCCGAACAGTTCCCCGGCCTTGTTTACCGGATCAAGGACCCCAAGATCGTTGCACTCCTGTTCTCAAGCGGCAAGATCATCTTAACCGGCGGCAAGAATCTTGAAGATATCAAGAAAGGCCTTGACTTCCTCGAGCAGAAGCTCGAGAGCATAATGTAA